TCAGAGCCTGCGCGAGGCTCGGGATCAAGCTGATCCACTCGACGCCGGGGCGCCCGCAGGGCAGGGGCAAGATCGAACGCTTTTTCCGCACTGTCCGGGAACAGTTCCTGGTCGAGGTCGACACGGAGAAGGTCACCGACCTGGCCATGCTCAATCGCCTCTTCACAGCCTGGGTCGAGCAGGTCTATCACCGGCGGGCGCACTCCGAGACGGGGCAGCAGCCGCTGGAGCGGTGGATGGCCAGCGCCCCGTTCCCGGTCCCCACCCCGGACGCGTTGAGGGAGGCTTTCCGCTGGTCAGAGCTGCGGAAGGTCGCCAAGACCGCCACGGTCTCACTCCAGTCCAACACCTACAACGTCGACGCCTCGCTGGTCGGCCGGCAGGTCGAGCTCGTCTTCGACCCCTTCGACCTGACCGACATCGACGTCCGCTTCGGCGGACGCTCGTTCGGCAAGGCCATCCCGCACCAGATCACCCGGCACGCGCACCCCAAGGCCAAGCCCGAGACCCCCGTCGCGGCCCCGCCGGCGCCGACCGGGATCGACTACCTCTGCCTGATCGACACCGAGCGCACCAGGGAACTCGGGCAGCGGATCAACTACGAGGTCTTCCTGCCCGGCCAGGCCCAACCGACCGAAGCCGTCGACCTGACCGAGGAAGGCTCGTGACCAGCGGCAACCCGGTCCAGGACCGGCTCGACGAGCTCGACGACCAGGAGACGTCGGCCCGCCTGCTGCTGGAGCGGACGCTGCGGCTGGCCGGCCGCAGGCTCGACCACCACCGGGTCACCGGCCCGGCCTTGCGGCTCGCGGTCCGCTTCCACCGGCGGGCCGAACACGCCGCAGCCGAACTGGACCGCTGCATCGCCCACTTGGAGAGGACGGACGGACGTTGATAGACAAACTGACCGCGCACTGGGGCTTCACGCGCATGCCCTTCGACAAGGACCTGGCCCCCTCGATGCTGCACCGGCACTCCTCCCACGCGCAGGCCGTCGCCCGCATCACCTGGTGCATCGGCGAACGCGCACTGGGGGTGATCACCGGCGAGGTCGGCGCGGGCAAGACCGTCGCGGTCAGAGCGTCGCTGTCCCAGCTGGACCACCCCCGCCACAAGGTGATCTACCTGGCGAACCCCGCGGTCGGCGTCGCCGGGATCCACCACGCGATCGTCGCCTCGCTGGGCGGCGTCCCGCGTCCGCACAAGTCGACGCTGATCCCGCAGGCCACCGCCCTGCTGGCCACCGAGAACAACGAGCGCGGCCGCGTCCCCATCCTGATCATCGAGGAGGCACATCTCCTGGACCACGAGCAGCTGGAGGCGATCCGGATGCTGACCAACGACGAGATGGATTCCAACAGCCCGCTGGCCTGCCTGCTGATCGGCCAGCCGACCCTGCGGCACAAGATCAAACTCGGTGTCCTGGCCGCCCTGGACCAGAGGATCCAGGTCCGCTACAACATGCCGTCCATGACCGGCGAGGAGACCTCCTCCTACCTGGTCCACCACCTCGCGCTCGCCGGCCGCAGCGACACCCTGTTCACCGACGACGCGATCACGCTGATCCACGACACCGCCCGCGGCTTTCCCCGCGCCGTCAACAACCTCGCCGTCCAGGCCCTGCTGTCCGCCTACGCCGAGGGCAAGCCCATCGTCGACGAGACCAGCGCCCGCGCCGCCGTCGCCGAAGTCACCGCCGAATGACGACCGCGCCCACCATAGGCACCGTCAACATCCCAGTGACACGATGAAGATCAAACAGCCCGCCGGAACCCCACCGGCGGGCTCTTCTCATCCCCGAACATCACCATCGGGAATGGCAAACCCGTCACGATTTTGAATGGCACCCAACACCGGTGCAGTGGAGGGAGGGATCGCGGCCCGGCAGTGGCCGCAGCGGACACAAGCGCATGTACTCGCGCTTCGTGGCCCTGCGGGTCCGGCCCGCCGGACGTGAGATCCGCAAGGCCACAGCCGCCACCGAGCTTCCGGTCCGCTGGCTGCTGGCCGAATGGCCCGCCAACCAGGACGAGCCCGTGCAGTTCTGGCTCTCCAACCTGCCTGAGACCACCTCGTTGCCCGTCCTCGTGCGCACCGCGAAGCTCCGCTGGCGCATCGAGAACGACTACCGCGAGATGAAACAGGCCCTGGGCCTGGCCCACTTCGAAGGCCGAACCTGGCCAGGCTGGCACCACCACGTCACCCTCGTCTCGGTCGCGCACGCCTTCTGCACCCTTCAGCGACTGAGCCGATCCCCAAAAGAGACGGCGTCGGCCTGAGCCTCTACCGAATCGTTCGCGAGCTGCAGATACTCCTCGTGATCTGGACCGGCGCCTGTCCCACCTGTCACCGCGACATGCCAGACCCCGCACCAACATGACCAAGCCCTACTAGGTGTGCTACAGCGCCGGCGCCGCTCGTGACTCGGGCAGGGGCGCTGGCGGCTCAGGAACTGGCCAACGGGGTCGGCACCGCCTCCACTGCCGGCGCCGGCGCTGTAGCCCGGGAAGGGTGAACCAGAAGGTCTTGCTGTGCGGCGTCGGGTGGCAACCCCAGTCGGCGCTCAGCGAACGAAGCAGCGGCAGGCCGTGCGTACACTGCGCCGGAAGCCGGTCATCAGCCGCGCGGTGATCGTCCGCCGTACGCACTCTGTCCGCCATGCGGACCCCGTCCTCGGCAGTGGCCCCGCCCTCCGTGCCGCTATCCTCCGCCGCCCGCGCCGGACCAGAGCCGTACGGCGCCGTCTCCAATACCGCATTGCCCAGCCCCGACCGGGGGAACAGGTCGCCGAGCAGCCCGTCGATGAGCATCGGATCGTCGTCGTGCACCTCGATCCGGCAGCCCGTCTGCTGCAGCTCCACCACCAGCTCGATGGGGTCCGTGCCGTGCTTGAGGGCATTGGACACCAGCTCGTCGGTCAGCAGCATCGCAATGTTCTGGTCAACCGTCGCCCTCAGATCCTGCAGGGCGCTCTGGACCATCGCGCGGGCGATGGGGACGGCTGCCGCGCCGCGCGGCAATGCGATGCGCCAGGGCACAGGGGCGGAAGGTATCACCGTGTGCAGTGCATTCCGTTCGCAAGAGCCAGGCCGGTTGCCTGAGGTGATTCGGACGCCTCCCAGCGTAGAGAGTGCGAAGACGCCTGATCAGGGGCGTATGGCAGGTCCGCGCAGGGGCCTACGTCATGTGCGGCCGGGACCTTCGGCACGCTTGCCCGCGCCAAGATGAGCCGTTCAACCGCGTACGCCGACACCGCCAGCACCTGGTCCGGCTCGTTCGGTGTGCCCAGAGCCTCCGCGATCCGGTTTCACGCCTGGTATGGACTGATCAGCTCCCACGGCACCGAAGCCCGCACCGCGTCGGCGTCCATCGCCTCCACCGCAGCCCGCGACCGCTGCTAGGACGACACATCCGACTCCAGAATCAGACCGACGTGCCGGGCCCGCCGCCACGTCGTGACCGGCACTCCAGCTGCCTCGCCGCCTGGCCCTCGTTGCACTCGTCTCGTCGTGTCATCGGGCCTTGACGGCCGGTTCCCTGATCCGTTCCTACTCGGGCCCCCTACTCGGTGGCGCCGCTCCGCGGCGACTGAAAAGTCCTCGTCCATCATACCCATGGCCACCAGGAGTGCGCGGATCTCGCTGACGTGTCCCTGACGCAGGTCGCACATCTCGATCAGGGCTGGCGTCGAAGGGAGGACTCGGCTCCATGCAGCCGCCTCCTCGCGGCGGGTTGGTGGAGCGTCGCCATCGCCAGCTCGTGGACCATCTCATGCGCCACGTTGCCGGTGGAATTCCTCGAACTGCAGTTCGCCATGCTGTGCTCAACGACCCGTCGCCGCCCAGGTGTCGGCCGTCTGCCGCGGCGGGCGCGGCGGCCTGTGGGTCATTCGTCGGTGCCGTCGTCGTCATCGTCGAGGTCGGGTGCATCCGGGTCGCGCAGCGGGCGCAGGCCGCTGACCGGCTGGGAGGCGGTGAAGTTGTAGCGGCCCAGGACGTTGAGGTTCTTGTGCTCGAGCGGGGAGAGCCGGGCGACGTCCTCATCGCGGATCTGGGCGACGACGGCGAGCGGGTGCAGGGTCTTGGCGATGCTTCCGTACTCAGCGAACGCCTGCCCGAGCGGTGTGGGGTGGCCTCGCGGCCGAACTTCCGCAGCAGGTCGTAGGCGCGTACCTGGTTGGTGACCAGCGATCACTCACGAGCAGGGCGACGACCGAGGTGGTCAGGTCCTTCATGCGGGTCTTGCCGTCGCCCAGGTGCACGAAGGCTTCCAGGAACCCGGTCCAGCCGTGCACAATCTCAGTCCGGTGATACGGCCCGGAGTCGGTCTCGCCTCGGCCGGCAGTTCGGCCAGTCGGCCCTGCGCCCGCCGGGTGTCCTGGAGTTGAATACGGACGCAGGGCCTCCGGCCGCTTCCGGCCGGGACGACAGGCGCGCACCCAGCGCACCCAGGTTGATCTTCACCATCCGGGCGGCCTGTGTCTGCTCGCCACGCCCACCGGCATAAAGCGATGGGTATCGGGCGGCCACTTCCCGGGTGCTGCTTGAGCCGGCCGGTGCCCGGCGACAGAGCGCCGGCCTGCTCGGCAGTCGCGGCAGGCTGGGCACGGTCGGCTCGGCCAGATCACAAGGGGGCCAATTGGGTGCACGGCTGCATGGTGTCCACACGGGTTCGGGAAACCGTGGAGTGAGAGCCGGACGAGCCGGGTATTCAGGGAGAGGCGGATGTTGTGGGACACGGCGGCGATGTGATCGCGGAGCTGACCACCGACCATCGGGAGGTCGAAGAGCTCTTCGCACAGTTCGAGAACGCTCCCCCCGGGAGCGCGGACCGTAAGCGTCTGGTGGATGCTCTGACGATCGAGCTGGTGCGGCACTCCGTTGCCGAGGAGGAGTATCTCTATCCCGCGGTGCGTGAGCATCTGGAGAGGGGTGACACGCTGGCGGACAAGGAGCTCGCCGACCACTTCCGCGTCGAGAAGCTCCTCGACGATCTTCAAAAGCGCAAT
Above is a genomic segment from Streptomyces sp. NBC_01454 containing:
- a CDS encoding ExeA family protein, producing MPFDKDLAPSMLHRHSSHAQAVARITWCIGERALGVITGEVGAGKTVAVRASLSQLDHPRHKVIYLANPAVGVAGIHHAIVASLGGVPRPHKSTLIPQATALLATENNERGRVPILIIEEAHLLDHEQLEAIRMLTNDEMDSNSPLACLLIGQPTLRHKIKLGVLAALDQRIQVRYNMPSMTGEETSSYLVHHLALAGRSDTLFTDDAITLIHDTARGFPRAVNNLAVQALLSAYAEGKPIVDETSARAAVAEVTAE
- a CDS encoding ATP-binding protein; protein product: MPWRIALPRGAAAVPIARAMVQSALQDLRATVDQNIAMLLTDELVSNALKHGTDPIELVVELQQTGCRIEVHDDDPMLIDGLLGDLFPRSGLGNAVLETAPYGSGPARAAEDSGTEGGATAEDGVRMADRVRTADDHRAADDRLPAQCTHGLPLLRSLSADWGCHPTPHSKTFWFTLPGLQRRRRQWRRCRPRWPVPEPPAPLPESRAAPAL
- a CDS encoding hemerythrin domain-containing protein, which translates into the protein MGHGGDVIAELTTDHREVEELFAQFENAPPGSADRKRLVDALTIELVRHSVAEEEYLYPAVREHLERGDTLADKELADHFRVEKLLDDLQKRNVDDLDFDRLMVKLRTEVAAHIRAEENDLFTQLRKGVNPYVLEQLGDKVRQAKKSAPTRPHPGAPSTPPVNKLLAPGLGLVDRVRDYVSGRGR